Proteins encoded together in one Microbacterium sp. zg-Y625 window:
- a CDS encoding carbohydrate ABC transporter permease, which produces MTTTTDATLAVVLPNAGDDERRRLRRRSNVRSVFKHAGLILLSIVMIYPLIWLVVSSLKPNADIFTDLGIFTTDLTLDNYVHGWTAQQLPFSVFLTNSTILVVGAIIGNLVSCSLAAYAFARLKFWGRNAYFVIMLGTIMLPFHVVLVPQFIIFRELGWLETFLPLIVPKFLATDAFFVFLMVQFIRGLPKEIFEAARIDGAGHARIFGQVTLPLMVPALATTTIFTFIWTWGDFFGPLIYLRTRDNFPVSVALKGFIDAQSSSNYGAMFAMSVVSLIPLFLAFLIGQKYLVKGIATTGIK; this is translated from the coding sequence ATGACCACCACGACCGACGCCACCCTGGCCGTCGTCCTGCCGAACGCAGGCGACGACGAGCGCCGTCGCCTGCGCCGCCGCAGCAACGTGCGATCGGTGTTCAAGCACGCCGGACTCATCCTCCTGTCGATCGTGATGATCTACCCGCTCATCTGGCTGGTCGTGTCGTCGCTGAAGCCCAACGCCGACATCTTCACCGACCTCGGCATCTTCACCACCGACCTCACGCTCGACAACTATGTGCACGGGTGGACGGCGCAGCAGCTGCCGTTCAGCGTGTTCCTGACGAACTCCACGATCCTCGTCGTGGGCGCGATCATCGGAAACCTCGTGTCGTGCTCGCTTGCGGCATACGCGTTCGCCCGCCTGAAGTTCTGGGGGCGCAACGCCTACTTCGTCATCATGCTCGGCACGATCATGCTGCCCTTCCACGTCGTGCTGGTGCCGCAGTTCATCATCTTCCGCGAGCTCGGATGGCTCGAGACGTTCCTGCCGCTCATCGTGCCGAAGTTCCTCGCCACCGACGCGTTCTTCGTCTTCCTGATGGTGCAGTTCATCCGGGGCCTTCCGAAGGAGATCTTCGAAGCAGCGCGCATCGACGGCGCAGGCCATGCCCGCATCTTCGGGCAGGTCACGCTGCCGCTCATGGTGCCGGCGCTCGCGACGACGACGATCTTCACGTTCATCTGGACCTGGGGCGACTTCTTCGGGCCGCTGATCTACCTGCGCACGCGGGACAACTTCCCCGTCTCGGTGGCGCTGAAGGGCTTCATCGACGCGCAGTCCTCGTCGAACTACGGGGCGATGTTCGCGATGTCCGTCGTCTCCCTCATCCCGCTGTTCCTCGCGTTCCTGATCGGCCAGAAGTACCTGGTCAAGGGCATCGCCACGACCGGCATCAAGTGA
- a CDS encoding carbohydrate ABC transporter permease encodes MSSIGELRNIARQSRGTAGARGGRNRNPDNKAGYIFLAPWLIGVVVFTIGPMLASLYLAFTDYNLLQPPRWSGLDNIVEMMGDARLWNSLRVTLVYVIVSVPLQLALALAVAMLLDRGMKGLAFYRSVFYLPSLLGGSVAIAILWRQVFGKDGIVNSFLAVFGIEGPGWISHPDYALATIIILHVWTFGSPMVIFLAGLRQIPEMYYEAAQMDGAGKIRRFFSITFPLLTPIIFFNLVLQIIFAFQSFTQAYIVSGGTGGPSDSTMFFTLYLYKEAFTELNMGYASAMAWFLLLIIGGFTAFNFWLSKFWVFYDD; translated from the coding sequence GTGAGCAGCATCGGCGAGTTGCGCAACATCGCACGCCAATCGCGCGGCACGGCCGGCGCACGGGGCGGTCGCAACCGCAACCCCGACAACAAGGCGGGGTACATCTTCCTCGCACCGTGGCTGATCGGCGTCGTGGTGTTCACCATCGGGCCGATGCTCGCGTCGCTGTACCTCGCGTTCACCGACTACAACCTGCTGCAGCCGCCGCGCTGGTCGGGCCTCGACAACATCGTCGAGATGATGGGCGACGCCCGCCTGTGGAATTCGCTCCGCGTCACGCTGGTCTACGTCATCGTCTCGGTGCCGCTGCAGCTCGCCCTGGCCCTGGCCGTCGCGATGCTGCTGGATCGCGGCATGAAGGGCCTGGCCTTCTACCGGTCGGTCTTCTACCTGCCGAGCCTGCTCGGTGGGTCGGTGGCCATCGCGATCCTCTGGCGTCAGGTCTTCGGCAAGGACGGGATCGTCAACTCGTTCCTGGCCGTGTTCGGCATCGAAGGCCCCGGATGGATATCTCATCCCGACTACGCACTCGCGACGATCATCATCCTTCACGTCTGGACGTTCGGGTCGCCGATGGTGATCTTCCTCGCAGGGCTCCGTCAGATCCCGGAGATGTACTACGAGGCCGCCCAGATGGACGGCGCCGGCAAGATCCGCCGGTTCTTCTCGATCACCTTCCCGCTGCTGACGCCGATCATCTTCTTCAACCTGGTGCTCCAGATCATCTTCGCGTTCCAGTCGTTCACGCAGGCCTACATCGTGTCGGGCGGCACGGGCGGTCCGTCGGATTCGACCATGTTCTTCACCCTCTACCTCTACAAGGAGGCCTTCACCGAACTGAACATGGGGTACGCCTCGGCCATGGCGTGGTTCCTGCTGCTGATCATCGGCGGCTTCACCGCCTTCAACTTCTGGCTGTCGAAATTCTGGGTGTTCTATGACGACTGA
- a CDS encoding ABC transporter substrate-binding protein, producing MTRSARPIAARAAAGTLLVTALALAGCAGGADPAPEGGGGFDPEEEIELQIAWWGNDERSAIMAEAIDLFEAEYPNITVVEQPVGAPDDLFNRLATDFASGTAPDVFALGGAKPQEYGAAGALLDLSTVSEQLPTDAYPEFTLSSAMVDDTLYGLPTGGNAIGVLINPTIFEAAGVELPDASWTWEDFTETANEISANAGDGIVGLDLRVQDVLGTYAAQYTETGIYDWDGELSVDADVIQQWYEMEQELVEAGGLPDPSVIVEHWNVTPDLSLFGTGKAGMTFAYSNQIGAYQGGTGAEVQLLTPPSSTGVSGVAVLPSQFWAIASESKHPEAAALLVDWLLNQPEPAELILANRGLPFNPDTLAVVEPLLAPADALSAEYVGTILEVGVEAPPQPAGGAMLNELSQRIESDILFGNTSPEDGARQWVEELSAALAND from the coding sequence ATGACGCGTTCAGCACGACCCATCGCGGCCCGCGCAGCAGCCGGGACCCTTCTCGTCACGGCGCTCGCTCTCGCCGGTTGCGCCGGCGGCGCCGATCCCGCCCCCGAGGGCGGCGGCGGCTTCGACCCCGAAGAGGAGATCGAACTCCAGATCGCCTGGTGGGGCAACGACGAGCGGTCGGCGATCATGGCCGAGGCGATCGACCTGTTCGAAGCGGAATACCCGAACATCACGGTCGTCGAGCAGCCCGTGGGCGCCCCCGACGACCTGTTCAACCGCCTCGCCACCGACTTCGCCTCGGGTACCGCGCCCGACGTCTTCGCCCTCGGTGGCGCCAAGCCCCAGGAGTACGGCGCGGCCGGCGCGCTGCTGGACCTCTCGACGGTCAGCGAGCAGCTGCCGACCGACGCCTACCCGGAGTTCACGCTCAGCAGCGCGATGGTCGACGACACCCTCTACGGCCTTCCCACCGGTGGCAACGCGATCGGCGTGCTGATCAACCCGACCATCTTCGAGGCGGCGGGAGTGGAGCTCCCCGACGCATCCTGGACCTGGGAGGACTTCACCGAGACCGCCAACGAGATCTCGGCCAACGCCGGCGACGGCATCGTCGGGCTCGATCTGCGCGTGCAGGACGTGCTGGGCACCTATGCCGCCCAGTACACCGAGACCGGCATCTACGACTGGGACGGCGAGCTCTCGGTCGACGCCGACGTGATCCAGCAGTGGTACGAGATGGAGCAGGAGCTCGTCGAGGCCGGCGGCCTTCCCGACCCGTCGGTCATCGTCGAGCACTGGAACGTCACGCCCGACCTCTCGCTCTTCGGCACCGGCAAGGCCGGCATGACGTTCGCCTACAGCAACCAGATCGGCGCCTACCAGGGCGGCACCGGTGCCGAGGTGCAGCTTCTCACCCCGCCGTCGTCGACGGGCGTCTCGGGCGTCGCCGTCCTGCCGTCCCAGTTCTGGGCCATCGCGTCGGAGTCGAAGCACCCCGAAGCGGCTGCTCTCCTCGTCGACTGGCTGCTGAACCAGCCGGAGCCGGCCGAGCTGATCCTCGCCAACCGCGGTCTGCCGTTCAACCCCGACACCCTCGCCGTCGTGGAGCCGCTGCTCGCGCCCGCCGACGCGCTGTCCGCCGAGTACGTGGGCACCATCCTCGAGGTGGGCGTCGAGGCACCGCCGCAGCCGGCGGGCGGGGCGATGCTCAACGAGCTGTCGCAGCGCATCGAGTCCGACATCCTCTTCGGCAACACGAGCCCCGAGGACGGCGCCCGCCAGTGGGTGGAAGAGTTGTCGGCGGCGCTCGCCAACGACTGA
- a CDS encoding MGH1-like glycoside hydrolase domain-containing protein — translation MTPIQTALSRLRQADAPLTDADDPVAREVHATGIRFVALGGGLEQRWQQAWRELRACIAPIGSSAPLLHEGGVYHGAWLESTATINAEMLDRFAPSVTRATHLAFADAQRSDGLLPYKVTADGPAFTQIQTVTPLARCVWNHYLLTGRDRDYLARMHDAMVRNDAWLAAHRDTRGTGGVEAFCTYDTGHDLSPRFWHMPERCHRGDATAFDPGVPLLPVVAPDLTANVACQREYLALIAAELGEDAAPWREKAAASRAALHAQCHVDGMFYDRAAGGSHVRVDSDVLLRVLACEIGDDDVFAAALEDHLMNTRRFLSLAGFTSIAMDDPRFDGDHTRNSWAGPVNALTLLRAAHAFEHHGRVAELALTHAPLLAAMAGHDRFAQCYDPTTADAGYTEVYSPSILWLLDTLERDAGILPRPDGEVWLSGLTPTRLAHGQAATATGAARTVAGVHYELVGDDEAIEVHRDGVRWLQFPRGWRVVLGADGEPAAVVGLAVVGLAAGPVAGILHVGDDEVPLTLAPNERVALAGGRLGARTAPGFTPPRF, via the coding sequence ATGACACCGATCCAGACCGCGCTGTCCCGGCTGCGCCAGGCCGACGCGCCCTTGACGGATGCCGACGACCCCGTCGCCCGTGAGGTGCACGCCACCGGCATCCGCTTCGTCGCCCTCGGGGGCGGCCTGGAGCAGCGCTGGCAGCAGGCCTGGCGGGAGCTGCGGGCCTGCATCGCCCCCATCGGCAGCAGTGCGCCGCTGCTGCACGAGGGCGGGGTCTACCACGGCGCGTGGCTCGAGAGCACGGCCACGATCAACGCCGAGATGCTCGACCGTTTCGCACCGTCGGTGACCCGCGCCACGCACCTCGCCTTCGCCGACGCCCAGCGCTCCGACGGTCTGCTGCCGTACAAGGTCACCGCCGACGGCCCGGCGTTCACGCAGATCCAGACCGTCACGCCGCTGGCACGGTGCGTGTGGAACCACTACCTGCTCACCGGGCGCGACCGCGACTACCTCGCCCGCATGCACGACGCGATGGTGCGCAACGACGCGTGGCTGGCCGCGCACCGGGACACCCGCGGCACCGGCGGCGTCGAAGCCTTCTGCACCTACGACACCGGCCACGACCTGTCGCCGCGCTTCTGGCACATGCCCGAGCGCTGTCATCGAGGGGATGCCACGGCCTTCGACCCCGGCGTGCCGCTGCTGCCGGTGGTGGCCCCCGACCTCACCGCCAACGTCGCGTGTCAGCGGGAATATCTCGCGCTCATCGCCGCGGAACTCGGTGAGGATGCCGCGCCGTGGCGCGAGAAGGCGGCCGCCTCGCGCGCCGCGCTGCACGCCCAGTGCCACGTGGACGGCATGTTCTACGACCGCGCCGCCGGCGGCAGCCACGTGCGGGTCGACTCCGACGTGCTGCTCCGGGTGCTCGCCTGCGAGATCGGCGACGACGACGTCTTCGCCGCAGCGCTCGAAGACCATCTCATGAACACGCGCCGCTTCCTGTCGCTCGCCGGGTTCACCTCCATCGCGATGGACGATCCACGATTCGACGGCGACCACACCCGCAACTCGTGGGCGGGACCGGTGAACGCGCTGACGCTGCTGCGCGCCGCGCACGCCTTCGAGCACCACGGCCGCGTCGCGGAGCTCGCGCTGACGCACGCCCCGCTGCTGGCGGCGATGGCCGGGCACGACCGGTTCGCCCAGTGCTACGACCCGACCACGGCCGATGCCGGCTACACCGAGGTGTACTCCCCCTCGATCCTGTGGCTGCTGGACACGCTCGAGCGCGACGCCGGCATCCTCCCCCGCCCCGACGGCGAGGTGTGGCTGAGCGGGCTGACGCCGACACGGCTCGCCCACGGTCAGGCGGCGACCGCCACGGGTGCCGCCCGCACCGTGGCGGGGGTGCACTACGAGCTCGTGGGCGACGACGAGGCGATCGAGGTGCACCGGGACGGCGTGCGGTGGCTGCAATTCCCGCGCGGCTGGCGGGTCGTCCTCGGCGCGGACGGCGAGCCGGCGGCGGTCGTCGGCCTGGCGGTCGTCGGCCTGGCGGCCGGGCCGGTCGCCGGCATCCTGCACGTGGGCGATGACGAGGTCCCCCTCACCCTCGCGCCGAACGAACGCGTGGCGCTGGCCGGCGGTCGCCTCGGCGCCCGCACGGCACCGGGCTTCACTCCGCCCCGCTTCTGA